In a single window of the Raphanus sativus cultivar WK10039 chromosome 9, ASM80110v3, whole genome shotgun sequence genome:
- the LOC108823644 gene encoding sodium transporter HKT1, with protein sequence MERVVAKLAKSRSLFFIYFFYFLSFSFLGFLALRISKPRTTSRPHDLDLFFTSVSAITVSSMSTVDMEVFSNTQLIIITILILLGGEIFTSFLHLYFSHYANFGFPYNKVRHLLCSLSSDSPIEDRRRDLENVTDHLKGPSQINERASKCLYSVVLGYHLVTNLVGSMLLLVYVSFTVKDVLSSKAISPLTFSVFTTVSTFSNCGFVPTNENMVIFRKNSGLLWLLIPQVFMGNTLFPCFLVFIIWGLGKITKREEFGYILKNHKKMGYSPLLSVRLCVLLCLTALGLVMIQFLLFCTFEWNSESLEGMNSYQKLVGSFFQVVNSRHTGETIVDLSTLSPAILVLFIFMMYLPAYTLFMPFAKENNKKEGEYDSTNEKKVKKNGIYVSQLAFLVICVFLISITESKKIRRDPLNFSVLNITLEVISAYGNVGFSTGYSCERRLDIRDGNCKDAGYGFAGRWSPVGKIILIIVMFYGKFKQFSAKSGRTWILYPSSL encoded by the exons ATGGAGAGAGTTGTGGCAAAATTAGCTAAATCTCGTTCCCTTTTCTTCATCTACTTCTTCTACTTCTTGTCTTTCTCATTCTTAGGGTTCTTGGCACTCAGGATCTCGAAACCAAGAACTACTTCACGTCCTCATGACTTGGATCTCTTCTTCACTTCTGTCTCCGCCATTACTGTCTCTTCCATGTCCACCGTCGACATGGAAGTCTTCTCCAACACCCAACTTATCATCATCACTATACTCATTTTACTCGGTGGCGAGATCTTCACTTCTTTCCTCCATCTCTACTTCTCTCACTACGCAAACTTCGGCTTTCCTTATAACAAAGTTAGACATCTTTTGTGTTCTTTAAGTTCGGACAGTCCCATCGAGGATCGGCGACGCGACCTTGAGAATGTTACAGATCATCTTAAGGGTCCTAGCCAGATCAATGAAAGGGCCTCTAAGTGTTTGTACTCGGTTGTTCTTGGTTATCATCTTGTAACAAACCTAGTTGGCTCCATGTTGCTTCTTGTATACGTAAGCTTCACCGTGAAAGATGTTCTTAGTTCCAAGGCTATCTCACCTCTCACCTTCTCGGTCTTCACAACTGTGTCTACGTTTTCAAACTGCGGATTTGTCCCCACGAACGAGAACATGGTCATCTTCCGCAAGAACTCAGGTCTCCTCTGGCTCTTAATTCCTCAAGTATTCATGGGAAACACTTTGTTTCCGTGCTTCTTGGTATTCATTATATGGGGACTTGGGAAGATCACAAAGCGCGAAGAATTTGGTTATATTCTCAAGAATCACAAGAAGATGGGATACTCTCCTTTACTCTCCGTTCGTCTCTGTGTCCTTCTTTGTTTGACGGCGTTAGGACTCGTGATGATACAATTTCTTCTCTTCTGTACCTTTGAGTGGAACTCTGAGTCTCTTGAAGGAATGAACTCCTACCAGAAGTTGGTTGGATCTTTTTTTCAAGTGGTGAACTCCAGACACACTGGAGAAACCATTGTCGATCTTTCCACACTTTCCCCAGCTATCTTGGTACTCTTCATTTTTATGAT GTATCTTCCTGCCTACACATTGTTCATGCCGTTCgccaaagaaaataataaaaaagaggGAGAATATGATTCCACTAACGAGAAAAAGGTAAAGAAGAATGGTATCTATGTGTCACAACTTGCCTTTCTGGTGATATGCGTCTTTCTCATCTCGATCACCGAAAGTAAGAAAATAAGGCGAGATCCACTCAATTTCAGCGTCCTTAACATCACTCTCGAAGTTATCAG TGCTTATGGAAACGTGGGATTCTCGACCGGTTACAGCTGTGAACGGCGCCTAGACATTAGAGATGGTAACTGCAAAGACGCAGGTTATGGGTTCGCGGGACGATGGAGTCCTGTTGgaaaaatcatattaataatAGTAATGTTTTATGGTAAATTTAAGCAGTTCTCGGCCAAATCTGGGCGAACGTGGATACTTTATCCCTCCTCTCTCTAA